Sequence from the Miscanthus floridulus cultivar M001 chromosome 16, ASM1932011v1, whole genome shotgun sequence genome:
aTTTTCAACATTGGAAAAGCTACAGTGATGAAGATGGACAAGAACTCCAAAAATAAGGTTTGTTATTTCTTTTCTTACGTCACTCATTTTACTGTTTCACTTGGTTCTATTTTTGATATATGATAAAAACAATCTGGCCCAAAATGATTTTTCATGCACAGGCTAAATCTTGACCTCTGATAACTCCAATTGCTTAATGTTGTGGTAGCTTTATTTACCCTTCCCTTAAGAAACAAAGCAAGCTACAAGAAATTCCTAGATGTGTCTTTTCACTAATGCTTACTTTTCTGTTGGTCCAGGTGTTCTTTAAGGATGTAGCTGGTTGTGACGAAGCAAAACAAGAAATAATGGAGTTTGTGCATTTCCTCAAAAACCCCAAGAAGTATGAAGATTTGGGAGCTAAAATACCCAAAGGTGCTTTACTTGTAGGCCCTCCTGGGACAGGGAAGACTTTGCTTGCCAAGGCTACAGCAGGAGAGTCTGGTGTGCCATTTTTGTCTATTTCTGGTTCAGATTTCATGGAAATGTTTGTTGGTGTTGGACCGTCCAGGGTACGAAACTTGTTCCAAGAAGCTAGGCAGTGTGCTCCTAGTATTGTATTCATTGACGAAATCGATGCTATTGGTCGTGCAAGAGGACGTGGAGGTTTTTCAGGTTCAAATGATGAACGTGAGAGTACTTTGAACCAGCTGCTTGTAGAGATGGATGGATTTGGAACAACTGCTGGTGTTGTTGTTCTTGCTGGGACAAATAGACCTGACATCCTCGATAAGGCATTATTAAGGCCAGGAAGATTTGATCGCCAGATAACAATTGACAAGCCAGATATAAAGGGTCGTGACCAAATATTCCGCATATATCTTAAAAAGCTTAAGCTGGACAGCGAACCATCATTTTATTCACAAAGGCTAGCTGCCTTGACGCCTGGGTTTGCAGGAGCTGACATTGCTAATGTTTGTAATGAAGCTGCTTTAATTGCTGCGAGAAGTGAGGAAACTCAGATTACCATGCAGCATTTTGAGTCTGCGATTGATAGGATTATTGGTGGTTTGGAGAAGAAAAATAGGGTAAGAGATCAGTAGTATAACCTATGAAGCTGATTTGTGAGATTTGTTTCAATGTCTTACTTTTGGATCCTAATTAACTTGGCAGCCTTCTTTTTCTATGTAATGTCATTCTTTTTGTGCATGTAATTACTTTTATTCCTTATTCTGTCCTCTGAGCATGTTAACCCTTTTGCAGGTCATTAGCAAACTGGAGCGTCGTACCGTTGCTTACCATGAATCTGGACATGCCGTTGCTGGATGGTTCTTGGAGCATGCAGAGCCTCTTCTGAAAGTTACAATTGTTCCTCGTGGAACAGCTGCTTTAGGCTTTGCACAGTACGTCCCAAATGAAAATCTTTTGATGACAAAAGAGCAGCTTTTTGATATGACATGCATGACATTAGGTGGCCGAGCTGCAGAGGAGGTACAGTTTTCTTTATTCATATCTTATTTTTGCTGATGCTTTATTATGATAAATAGCCAGGATTCATGGATGTTTCTCTTATACTGTTAAATCTATACTAACCAATTCAAGCCATTATAATGTTTGAATAGAGTGAATCAACTGTTATTTTGAACTTCCTACATTCGACAAGGACAATAATTATAGCCTGCTTCGTTGATATTGTCGCCACTTAAATTATGACCAGATCATGTGAATATGGTCATAGTTGTCAATTTAGTAGAAAATATATAATTCATTTGGTAACTCAGGATACTGCATCATGTAAACTTCTGATTGCATTTTAAGGGGACCAGAAGACGATAATATTTTCCATTATCTCCTCTGCCCATGTGATAAACACATCGATACCATTACATTTATCAAATTGGTCGCCATCTAAATATTGTATTCTCAAGTTATTACTTCAAGACACCGTAGAAATAATAATCAGTTCCCTATGTTCTAATGTCTTATGTTGGGATATCCGTTTATTTCACAGTAGTATCCATAGTTTTTAAGGCGTCGCCTTGGCGTCCAGGCAATTTTCAAACCTGGGCGTCGGGGTCGCCATGACCTTGAGGGATATGGCGTCCGCAGTCGTCGCCTAGGCGCGATTTGGCGTCCCTTTTGCGCTGGGCGGGCTTCGAATCTTGGATGGCGCAGCGCAGGAGCAGCGCGCAGGCGGGAAAAGGAGCAGGGTTTCAGTGCGCGGGAAGTCGAGGGGAGTTCCGCGCGCAGGGAAATCGCGAGCCTACACCCCCTGCGGGGCCATGACCCCAGGCCAGCACGTCAATTGAGAGAGGGGAAAGGGCGAGGGTGGTAGGGAAAGAGGGAAAAGGGAAGAGGGTGGCCGGCGCAGCACCTGGAATACACGGTGGTGGTGCGCAGCCTCTGTCCAGCTGCTCCTGCTCCATCGATTTGTGCTtcctccgccgctgccgccgatTCACCCCACTGATTCGTTCCTCCTTCCGATTCTCCATCGATTTGCGGCTCCGATTGGTGCTTCCGTACGGTTCTCTGTCGATTCGTGCCTTCAATTGATTCTTCCTCCCTCCGCTCCATCGATTTGTGTCCCCGTCTGGCCCATCATCGCAGGCTCGCGGCACACAGGTAACTCTTCCGCTCCTGCTCTCCACTGTAGGCCTCTGCTCTTCTCCTTGGATATGCTCTGCCTTTAGGATTGCTGGTACATGGGCTCTAGGATTGACAGCAACAAGGTATGTTTGTGCTGCTCCATAGTAGGTTATAGTATGTGTATGGTGTCGCCTCGCTGCACGCCTTACTCGCCTAGGCATCTGGAAGGGGATGGGTCGCCAcgcctcgccttaccgccttaaAAACTATGGTATTATCACCAGAAATTGTTATAAGCATATTGTTGAAAGGCGCTAATTGAGCTTTGTTTCAGGTTTTGATTGGCAAAATCTCAACTGGTGCTCAGAATGACTTGGAGAAAGTTACCAAAATGACATATGCACAGGTCGCCGTGTATGGTTTTAGTGAAAAGGTTGGGCTTCTATCCTTCCCTCAGAGGGATGATGGTTTTGAAATGACCAAGCCTTACAGTAATCAGACGGCATCCATCATCGATGATGAGGTCCGGGAATGGG
This genomic interval carries:
- the LOC136511435 gene encoding ATP-dependent zinc metalloprotease FTSH 8, mitochondrial-like, which encodes MTLASLARALGRSARSTRPRQGFQLGGLRQPPAPPLPSPVHGGEGGAIGFVRSYLTAASSAALGKPAAGKTVDWRYILASPQFRRLFSDESKKNYENYYPKGKKEVPKGDGSNKSESKQESNTEEGWNFQENAMKHLQNFLAPLLILGLMLSSMSSSTADQKEISFQEFKNKLLEPGLVDRIVVSNKSVAKVYIRNSPHPKSQGQNSDTHISTTDVPGKPAPSRCKYYFNIGSVDSFEEKLEEAQEALGIDPHDFVPVTYVAEVNWFQEVMRFAPTAFLVGLIYFMGKRMQSGFNIGGGPGKGRGGGIFNIGKATVMKMDKNSKNKVFFKDVAGCDEAKQEIMEFVHFLKNPKKYEDLGAKIPKGALLVGPPGTGKTLLAKATAGESGVPFLSISGSDFMEMFVGVGPSRVRNLFQEARQCAPSIVFIDEIDAIGRARGRGGFSGSNDERESTLNQLLVEMDGFGTTAGVVVLAGTNRPDILDKALLRPGRFDRQITIDKPDIKGRDQIFRIYLKKLKLDSEPSFYSQRLAALTPGFAGADIANVCNEAALIAARSEETQITMQHFESAIDRIIGGLEKKNRVISKLERRTVAYHESGHAVAGWFLEHAEPLLKVTIVPRGTAALGFAQYVPNENLLMTKEQLFDMTCMTLGGRAAEEVLIGKISTGAQNDLEKVTKMTYAQVAVYGFSEKVGLLSFPQRDDGFEMTKPYSNQTASIIDDEVREWVGKAYKKTVELITEHKEQVTQIAELLLEKEVLHQDDLTRVLGERPFKALEPTNYDLFKQGFQDDDDKSQAPAENTELPDDSSPPLGEVVPT